The stretch of DNA CATTGCtattgacccggcccctcctaggcGGGTCATTCCTGGTAGTTATACCCCCAACAGTTAGGTTTACcataatacttcttttgtagttgcggatgcttgcaagaggggttaatcataagtgggatgcttgtccaaggaagggcagtacccaagcaccaatccacccacatatcaaaatatcaaaataatgaacgcaaatcatatgagcgtgatgaaaactagcttgacgataattcccatatgtcctcgggagctctttccttcatataagagtgcGCCCAGGCTAATCCTTtcctacaaaaaggattgggccatcttgctacaccttatttacttttgttacttgttaccagttacaaattaccttatcacaaaactatctgttaccgataatttcagtgcttgcagagaataccttactgaaaaccgcttgtcatttccttctgctcctcgttgggtttgacactcgtacttatcgaaaggactatgatagatcccctatacttgtgggtcatcactcgACCCTGTGGCGGCGGGAGAATGGGACccacctcctcgcgagccgcGCCGTCTCGAAGAGCGCCTTGAAGAGCAACATGCCGGCGCCATCGTTAGAGACGCAGCAGGCGAGCATACCCGCGGGGTAGTCCGCCGCGAGCACGGACAGCACCGTGTTGGCTGTCGCCAGGGGCGGCTCCCTGGCTGTGTCCGCCGCGCTCACGAACATGTCCACGCCCACCAGCCTTCGCTCGCCGCCGGTGTAGTCATCCTTGTTGAGCCTATGGAGGTGCGTGGCATGGTTGGTCAGGGAGAGCTTGGGCAGCTGCGCAGCTAGCCACGAGAGCACGAGCCAGGACTCACACGGACCAATTCTTTAGGGTCCACCGCACGCACAAAGTCCTCCATGGGGAACCGGGATGGCTAGTGCCCGCGCGCCGCCGCTGCTTAGGGTTTCAACAGGATGGGGACACGGGAATGGGGGGGAGGGGAGAAGGTCGTTTGATCTATGGGGGTTTGTGCGGGAGGCGATGGGCGGTACGGCGGCGAGGGAAGAGGGAGGTGGGCGGCGGATTTGGATCTGGAGCGGGGAGATGGCTGCAAGGAATCTGGAGCGCTAGGGTTCGCGTGCGGGGCTGTGGGCCGGGCTTCGTGGGGTGAGAGGGTGAGGGAGTTTTATTTTTTAGACAAAGAGGGGGTGAGGGAGAAAGGGCTGCCGTCGGATCTGGGAGCATACGATGGCGTTGGAGGCACGATCCGCGTGACATGCCCATGGACCAATCAGAACCCAGTACACGTTATGACCATCTAAGTTGGTCGGAATCAACTAAAAATAAGGTGTTGAATCATATAAATACTTTTATGATATGAGAAATTCAAATggtcaatcttatggccacattcatggcatagtttgttcaaatgatatcatattatgcacaagggtgcatcttggaatggcaaacaatgttgcctaaggaagttttcattttctttggaagaAAAAATCATTtaccattttttgagtgcccaagatgagttttttttgtgaaggacctaccatatatttgctGCAAAATGGGACCAGGTCATTtgtataaaatactaggccatatataatgcacaattgacaaaatggttggttGTCAAAAGTTTTTAtacacctctggtgaaaaagacaaatttctgtcGATTCacttggaagcgggtcaaatttgaactgcagctgcctcatagtttgctctttatttttcccaaaaattatttataggtacataagtatctgtttaatcagagaaacacaaATAAAATTCCATGATTCAAACACTAGCTAGGGACGGTCATGcctgccgttttgaccgcattttgaaacgggcataaaaaaacaaaaaaatggaaaaccttcgcattgtgtcattatatgtgaccaagttagcaggaaaaataataaacttgtagtacgacaattattttaaaaacgTGTTCTCAAAAaagagctatcatgcgtgaagatgcATGGCTTTCGAGCCAAATTATCAATCTTATATCCACATTCATGGCaaagtttgttcaaatgatctcatattgtgcacaacgGTGCATCTTCggatggcaaacaatgttgtctAAGGAAGTTTCCATTTTCTTTGGATGAAAAATCTATTTTCTATTTTTGGAGTGcacaaaatgagtttttttgtgacgGGCATACCATATATTCGTTGCAAAAtgggaccaaatcatttttattaaataataggccatatttaatgcacaattgaccaaatggttgggtgtcaaaagatTTGATCCaactctcgtgaaaaagacaaatttccgcctaTTTAGAAGAAAGCGGGTAGAATTTGAACTacggctgcctcatagtttgctatttattttttccaaaaatcatttctaggtacataagtatctatttaatcagataaacacaaaaagttttccaagattcaaccactagctaggaacagtcatgcccgccgttttgaccgcatttcgaaacgggcataaaaaattcaaaaaaatcaaaaaattggaaaaccttcgcattgtgtcattatatgtgaccaagttatcaggaaaaataaaaaacttgtaatacagtatttttttgtttttaaaaagtgttctcgaaaacgagctatcatgtgtgaagatgcatggctttcaagccaaatgatcaatcttatggccatattcatggcatagtttgttcaaatgatctcatattgtgcacaagggtgcatcttgggatggaaaacaatgtttcctaaggaagttttcattttctttggacgaaaaattcattttttatttttctagtgcccaaaatgagttttttttgtgaaggacctaccatatatttgttgcaatattggaccaaatcatttctataaaataataggtcatatttaatgcacaattgacaaaatggttgggtgtcaaaagatttgatccacctctcgtgaaaaagagaAATTTCCGCTGATTTAGTAGGAAGCGGGTAAAATTtaaactgcagctgcctcatagtttgctatttattttttacaaaaatcatttctaggtacataagtatctatttaataagataaatgcaaaaaaaattccaagattcaactactagctaggaacggtcatgtCGGACATTATGAACGCATTTTggaacgggcataaaaaattcaaaaaaatcaaaaaattggaaaacctttgcattgtgtcattatatgcgACCAAGTtactaggaaaaataacaaacttgtaataaagtaattatttttaaaaagtgttctcagaaacaaGCCATCATGTGTGGAGAtgcatggctttcaagccaaatgattaATGTTATGACCACATTCagggcatagtttgttcaaatgatttcatattgtgcacaaggttGTATCTTGGgttggcaaacaatgttgcctaaggaagttttcattttctttggacgaaaaaaatcattttccattttccaagtgcccaaaatgagcttttttgtgaaggacctaccaaataattgttgcaaaataggaccaaatcaattttataaaatactaggagatatttaatgcacaattgaccaaatggttggtgTCATAagctttgatccacctctggtgaaaaagacaaatttccaccgattcagtaggaagcgggtcaaatttgaactgcaactgcctcatagtttgctctttatgttttccaaaaatcatttctaggtacataggtatctatttaattagagaaacacaattttttttccaagattcaaccactagcgaCAAACGGTCATGCCTGcagttttgaccgcattttgaagcgggcataaaaaattcaaaaaattggaaagccttcgcattgtgtcattatatgtgacctcttttccaggaaaaataataaacttgtaatacggtaattatttttaaaaagtgttctcagaaatgagctatcatgcgtgaagattcatggctttcaagccaaatgatcaatcttatggccacattcatggcatagtttgttcaaatgatctcatattgtgcacaagggtgcatcttggaattccaaacaatgttgcctaagggagttttcattttctttgcacgaaaattcattttccatttgttgagtgcccaaaatgagtttttttgtgaaggacctaccatatatttgttgcaaaattggaccaaatcaattttctaaaatactatgccatatttaatgcacaattgacaaaatggttgggtgtcaaaagtattgatccacctctggtgaaaaagacaaatttccgccaaTTCAGTAGGAAGCTGGtaaaatttgaactgcagctgccttatagtttgctctttatttttttccaaaaatcatttctagatacataagtatatatttaatcagaaatacatggtttggtggtgatacgtcgaggtttggacggtggccgagggccccaactccagAGCGCATAAACTCGCATGACCGCCGCATGGTCACCGGGTGACCGTGGCATTGCCCTGCATTCTGGACGGcataggcatgtctagtgggttgggaaCTCCCTAGGTACGTGCTAGGAAGAAAATGACAACAGAAGAATCTAACAGGGAGACTGAACTATGATCGAACATGAATTAGCACCCAAATGTGTGATTAGCattacgggaaatgcacatggccaatgggcgtgagttttggctgaggatgatcatctagtAAGAAGACTGTcgtcacaaatttttagctcaaataGAGGAGTTTAGGTGGCATTTGTTTTGCAACGTACCACattggacaaaaatatgaatgttgaaccTAGACTCAAATGAATGAATGGATTGATCTGAAATTTGAAGGAGGATGATAATTTGGTCATGTGAAGCCACTTTAAAATTTTCATACCATTTGGATACATAAAAttggtacttccttcacagtgCTCTCCATTGAATAGAAAATTGGGAAAAATGCTGAGGGAAATTGGCTAGAATAAATGAGCTAAAGTTTGGTGTAGGGAGGTTCTATGGGCAGGgtcatgtcgtggtaaattttcaGCAATTATAAGTTAACATAAATAATAGCCGCCTCACAAACTGAAAATATCACTAGAAAAAAAGATTGGATGCTGAGCTCACATGTATTATTAGATGGGGCTCAAATTTCGTGGAGAGCTATGATTTGGGAATATATAAGATGTGGCAAAATTTCAGCTCATTAGGATatgcctagctagtacttccttcacaacagtttgagctgaacaaaaactttggaaatttgccgaggaagatttacCAGGCAAATGGAGTTGAATATTGTCATGAGGAAATGATTTGGATAGTAAAGAATGCCCAATTTTTTGGGGAATTTTGGGAATggcagaaatataggttgcttcacaacctagggtaaaaattgacacatggacatgacacataggcgaaactgatgaggtggcgccaaGTCATAGCAATCCCCCACGATTTACAAGGTTATGatcatctatattggtcatgatcagctagaaataatgTAGTGGGCCCGTGTTGTCTGCTtcatgaccatttcgtgtaaggaaattgcaacctttctgaccaaaatggtcgttatagtttagggtttggagccccccgaacagcttttgaccaattggtctcaaatggtcgtagatttatgaccaattcttccagggtcactgacaaaAGGTCagaagttgacatatttcttgtagtgacatagatagatcttgtatacatcatgtcatcgttcttattgcattactccgtttctccatgaacttaatacactagatgcatgctggatagtggtcgatgtgtggagtaatagtagtagatgcaggaaggagtcggtctactaatcttggacgtgatgcctatataatgatcattgcctagatattgtcatgagtatttgaagttctatcaattgcccaacagtaatttgtttacccactatttgctattttctcgagagaagccactagtgcaacctacggcccctgggtctctttctcatattatttgtattcatgatctattttatttgcccttttatttttagatctactaaaccaaaaatacaaaaataccttgctgtaatttattttatttggcgttcgatctatcaatatttacaactctgtcacgtccgtttgccaatttctggcaccgttacccgaaagggattggcaaccccttttacacgtcggattgtgagtatttgttatttgtgtgcatgtgttgtttatgttgtgtcgcttggttctcctactggttcgataaccttggtttcatatctgagagAAATACCTGCCGctgctgtgctacatcatcccttcctctttggggaaataccgatgtagcttcaagcgacatcagtcACATCAGCCCAGTTACACCTTATTTTAAAACGGAGTAAACAACCTAGCGTGCATGGACGTGAGATTATTCAGGCTAACAATCCACCCCCCCCCCTAAGCTCAACGTCCCACGGACGCTAAGTTTCTACCGCAGCTCGACAAATTGAACGCGCCCCAGTGCCTTGGTTAGCGCATCGGCCAGCTGATCCCTTGTGCCGATATGATCGACCTCCACCTGCCTTGTTTCCACATAGTCATGGATGAAGTCGAACTTGACATCGATGTGCTTGCTTCTGTCATGGTGAACAAGACTCTTCACCATTACGATGGCAGATTTGTTGTTGATCAAGACCTTGAATGCACTAACTTCTTCCCCTCTCATTTCTGCAAGAAGGCGGTTCAACCACAGGCCTTGACAAGTAGGCGCCACCACTGCCACATATTCTGCCTCATAGGAGCAGATTGCGACAATCTTTTGCTTTTGAGAGGTCTAAGACATGGGATTTTCACCAAGGAAGAAAACCTGGCCAGAAGTGCTCTTGCAATCTCCAGTGTCTCCAGCGTGGTCACTATCACTGTATCCAACCAATGTAGCTTTCTCAGAGCCAcgctgagggagtcttggattagggggtgttcgggtagccggactatacctccagccgaactccaggactatgaagatacaagattgaagactccgtcccgtgtccggatgggactttccttggcgtggaaggcaagcttggcgacgcggatattcaagatctcctaccattgtaaccgactttgtgtaaccctaaccctctccggtgtctatataaaccggagagttttagtctgtaggacaacttcatcatacaacaatcataccataggctagcttttagggtttagcctccttgatctcgtggtagatctactcttgtactacccatatcatcaatattaatcaagcaggacgtagggttttacctccatcaagagggcccgaacctgggtaaaacattgtgtcccttgtctcctgttaccatccggcctagacgcacagttcgggaccccctacccgagatccgctggttttgacaccgacacacgcCGATAGTAGTAGCCATGTTTCAGAGTTCTACGCACATACCTAAAAAAATTCTTGATGGCCGCCAATTGGGTGGTTGTTGGCTTCTCCATGAACCTACTCACAATCCCCACAAAATGTGCAATGTCCGGCCTGGTATGTACCAAGTACCTCAAACTCTCGATTATACTGCGATACGGAGAGGGATCAACAGCCTTTGCCTCATCATCTTTTCTCAGTTTGAGCCGGCACTCCATGGGCGTTTGACACCCATTGCATCCTGTCATCCCTGCAGCTTCAAGTATCTTTTCCGCATAGCTCTTCTGACACAAAGTAATTGAGTCTCTGGATTGGGTTACCTCGATGCCCAAGTGGTAGCTTAGGAGACCGAGGTCACTCATTTTGAAGAGTTCTTGCATCTACTTCTTAAACTCGGTGATGGATGCTTGGTCGGTGCCGGTGATGATGAGATCGTTGACGTACACACAGACTAGCAGGAATGAATGTGCATCCCCGCGGCGATACACGACATGCTCTAGTGGGCTGCGCGTGAACCCCAGCGTGCTCATGGTCTCATCCAGCTTCACATACCAGGCCCTTGGAGCTTGCCGCGGACCGTAGAGTGCCTTCCGAAGTCGCAGGACCTGGTGCTCCTTGCCGGCGATGACGTACCCCGGTGGCTGCGCCATGTACACTTCCTCGGCGAGGTCACCATTGAGAAAAGCGGATTTTACATCCATGTGGTGCACCTCCCAGCCGGAGTGCGCAGCGAGCACAAGAAGCAGGCGCACAGTCTCCATGCATGACACCAGCGCAAAAACTTCCTCGAAGTCCATGCCTTCTCGCTGCACATAGCCTCTCACCACTAGGCGTGCCTTGTACTTGATGATCTTGCCGTTTGTGTCATGCTTGATGCGATACACCCAATTCAAACCGATGGCTTTGTGGCCTGCTGGCAAGTGGGCGAGTTCCCAGGTGTTACTCTCACCAATGGACGCCATCTCACTGTCCATCGCCGCCTTCCAGACCCCGTCGTTCAGCGCCTCAGTGATGCTGCGCGAATCCTCCGCCATGAGGAGGCTGAGCTCGAGCTCTTCTCGGATGGCCTCATGTTCAGTCTCGTCGAAGATGCGCGATAGGTGCCGGTACAGTATAGGTCCGAAGTCAACATCACGCCGATCATCATGCGTGGGTGGCATGGCCTAGCGCATTTCCCTCGCCGCAGCCGGCGTGCAAGGCTCGGTCTACGGTGTGTCGGGCGTCGATGCGGCCGACGTGTCCATCGAGTGCGGCGGCGACCCCATTGGTGATTTAGAGGGTGAGCCTGCTGTGTTGCTCGGGACAGACACTGATGAGCCGCCAGTATCCAGCTCATGCACGCCCGGTTTGATGGTGTAGAGAACAGAGAAGGTTGCCGCATTGGCGCGGTGACTAGGACTTGGTTGTCCCAACTCTACAACATGTTTTCCTCAAACAAAACACCACAAGTGTCATGTACCTTTTTGCTTGCCAAATCATACACATGGTAGCACTTGGATCCTTCCTCGTATCCAATGAAGATCATCATGGTTGAGCGATCAGAGAGCTTGGTGATTCCGGGGCCGAGCTTCTTGACATACGCCACACACCCAAATGTGCGCAGGTGCTGCATGCTAGGCTTGCGGCCGTGCCATGCCTCATACGGTGTTACTCCGTCTAGGCTGTGCGTTGGCGCCCTGTTAAGGAGATACACCACCATCTTCACCGCTTCCGCCCAGAAGAACGACGGGACCGCCATGCTCTTGAGGAGACAGTGCGCCACGTCAACGATGGTTTGGTTTTGACGCTCCACCACTCTGTTTTGCTGAGGAGAGTAGGGTGCAGTTGTGTAGTGCTTGATGCCCAGTCCATCATAGTACTCCTTGAAGTCCAACGAGTTGAATTTGCCacctcggtctgaccgaaatgcGCGAAGCTTGCACCATTCCTCCGCTTCGGCCATAGCCTGCACTCTCTTGAACTTCCGATGTGCTTCGTCCTTGGACTTTAGCAGTTCCAACAACATATAACATGAGTAATCATCGACTACCAACAGGAAATACTTGTTACCTCCGGGCGTAGTTCGCGTAATCGGCCCGCACAAGTCCGTATGGACCACCTAATGTGCCAACGCCAGGTGACATCTTCTTCCTTGGTGAGGAAACAAGCCAGGGCGTCGATGGTCAGACCACCTGTGTACAGTCTGTTTGCCGTCCGCTTGACCCGAGCCAGGACACGCCGGCTTGGATCTTGGATGGTCATCGTGCCATCTTCTATCCCTATCTTGCATCTGCCCTCATCCAGCTGCCCTACTGAAATGATATTGCTGCGTAGGCTAGGAATGAAGTAGACATCGGAGAGAGCACGCAGATCATTGCTTTGGCAGCGAAACACGACGgcgtctgtcggtgtcaaaaccggcggatctcgggtagggggtcccgaactgtgcgtctaaggcggatggtaacaggaggcaggggacacgatgttttacccaggtttgggccctcgaggtaaaaccctacgtcctgcttgattattctggataatatgagtagtacaagagttgatctaccacgagatcggagaggctaaaccctagaagctagcctatggtatgattgtatgttgtcctacggactaaaaccctccggtttatatagacaccggagggggctagggttacacaaggtcggttacaaaggaggagatatacatatccgtattgcctagcttgccttctatgccaagtagagtcccatccggacacgggacgaagtcttcaatcttgtgtcttcatggtccaacagtccggacaaaggatatagtctggttGTCCGAAGAcaccataatccaggactccctcagtagcccccgaaccaggcttcaatgacgttaagtccgacacgcagtattgtcttcggcattgcaaggcaggttcttctccaaattttgaatgttcgttaagtagtgtccggccccataaatgttggacctcttggcttctgtgcccgataagggctatcttccacgcgtcgaatgaatatgaggagccagggtgtttttacattcaccccctagccagataaataaattgtctattaaagggatggggattcttagatccaatccgtACCACCCTCCCCCAGAGGAAATCCATCGGAGCGTGCTTCAGAAAGATCCACTCCAGCATGGctgacctccgcagctcctcctcccacccccgtagccctaagcccggtgattggaaGGTGTTCTGTCCCAcgcagtcgattagtcgaactgcagaccaagggatttctctcTCCAGCGTATACGGTTCCCGTACGAGCcaggctcgccacctacaatggcggggaggaagcggagagcttccccagcccctctacgggggagcgggtatgccttgttcctacttattaaggggactcggatttcaaattcatccgttcctccgtgggctcctggagttttacggcctccaactgcataatttcacccctgcttccattttacacatcgccggctatgttgctctctgcgagttattcctgggctgcgaggctcattttgagctgtggaaaaggttattttgcctcgtcccccgcacacagaaggggtcactttatcaagtgggtggagccgaaatatggcgcatcaccgaaaccggatacctgtccggtactctgaagaagacgtccgaagactggccttcagaatggttttatatggaagacgtcccccttccggaccctattcggcggggtcttcctgagttcaacaatgctcctctgaagaaacaccgaagttggcgcccacggagcccccaggaggaagacaatggagaagtcctttacctgatgaaccggattaaagcgctggctcaatcaggattgacagtaatcggggttatgtcaatatgcataatgcagGGAGTGCAGCCAcatcaatatcgagggcaccccctatggtgttttaacggggaagatgatgccacccgttgcgggcgtgagggtccggacaacgctgccgctttagcaaaaattctgtccaagttgttcaagggagaggaggaggagttcgtccacatcaagccacgggatggattctccatgtacaaccctccaagctgggtgagttatatctccctactcccattcttcccgcattctttgtcgcaggtattcaccttgccattgtgcggcaggaactgcgaaaagccataagggaggtcaacagcccatccccacaaccagagttccctgaccgggccctcggtcccggactcgaagaagatccagacatattcgtggagctgatagaccggcagttctatcaattaagctgtgatgacgccatggtggccattacggccgactatcccggactgcttcctgcatcgcacgtaagaaaaactaaaaatcccaactccaaaaactaggatccccttttagacacttcacctaccatatacatatggtgttttacagggaaggccttcgggacgccgtgccgaacccgcagcaactcgccaacaagaggcaccgaagccgggcatgccaaaaaggaaggcggtcaggacggagatgtcgacgcagaggtatgacaaaaaccccgctccgtggttgtcgtctttctcaaaatgtaatgatgtccatgtttctttaacagaaaaaacgctcgccggaatatgtccggtgagACTGCgtatcatgcttccaccagtcgggctccaggaccggacatagaggcggaagctgaCATGGGGCAGACACCGGatactcctcctacagaggatgcagatagactatccgctacaaattcagaagtggagagcgccatgaatcataggcgtcgccgagccgtactccgtgacgcttgcttctccccagaggcatttgatgccttcaattctggagacacGTACCTTTGTgttgctcaaaatggtctagccagagccacggaccagtatgtaagggatgtacgggtaagcaaatctgacgattatatgtatcagtagctcctgagacttgaaacagttagcagaactgatttaaggatcatctattgtgcaggttcttacaaagaagaatactcgactgtcacagggGCTGGAGGAATgaaagacccaacttcgggccgccgttgacgcattgaaggaacctaaaaagtccccagctggtaacatttgttttaaagaatgataggtaccatatagcatgcagcgtggctgcagatctaacaatagatattgcagatgagtccggagagaatccggaggaccagcatgccgtacgacagctaaaggctggcgaacacGTGCTGACTGAGGTCGGGCGGGAGAAAAGCAATCTCCAacacgccaataccaagctgagcgtggaactgaaagatgttcgagcccagcttgcggactccgagaaggagaataagtggcttcgacgcggcattttcagtaagtgcttgaacgaacccttaaaaaGGGGAGGCGGAGAAGCcagctaacagagttatgt from Triticum urartu cultivar G1812 chromosome 3, Tu2.1, whole genome shotgun sequence encodes:
- the LOC125546958 gene encoding putative cellulose synthase A catalytic subunit 11 [UDP-forming]; this translates as MECRLKLRKDDEAKAVDPSPYRSIIESLRYLVHTRPDIAHFVGILPKLSLTNHATHLHRLNKDDYTGGERRLVGVDMFVSAADTAREPPLATANTVLSVLAADYPAGMLACCVSNDGAGMLLFKALFETARLARRWVPFSRRHIIEPRAPEPYFARNVGYLRDKVALSFVKERHTMKREYEEFTVRMNYLAAKTRKVPEEGWLHCITRSHECDVRLVVPMGEQVRPSD